In Acidiferrobacteraceae bacterium, the genomic stretch AAAAATCCTTGACCCAGAGTCTTCTCGGGAAGTTCGGATTGCCGAATGGGAAGGGCCGCAGAGCTCTTGATGCCGATGTTGATGTCCTGATGAGATTCGAACACCTGGAGGAAGATTTCAGGAAGGTGTGTACAAGACTGGAAATCCCGTTTTCTCCTCTGCCGAAGAGAAACGCTTCGATTCGGGAACACTATTCGAAGTACTACGACGAGGAATTGAAGCTGCTCGTTCAGGAAAAGTTTCGGGAAGAGATCGAGTTTGGAGACTATCGATTCGACGATGTCTAGGGCATTTCGTTCATGGCCGGCCCGATCGGGGAGGCGGGCGCGACACCCTGCATCCGCTGTCGACTGTAGACGGGTCAACCGCTTGAAGGGCGAATCGGCAATTGCCAATACGCCGACAGACTGATTGCTTGAGGCAACCGCACAATCGCCGGTCAAGGGCAAATTGTCATCTTCGGAACTCAGGGTGCAGCTGTCGAATAGACGCCTGCCGGGGTGCTATTAGCTGTATACGAGAATAAGAATCAATCGCATTGTACGCATGCGATGGCTCAAGCGTTTAACTGATTTCAACTGCAAAACTTGGGACTTCTAACGTTTTGAATGATAAATAAATTCAAATTTCATTAAGAACAATAATGCTCAGAAAAATATTCTTGATTAGTAATACCAATAGGAATAAATGACATTACTGCCCCTTAGATACGACCCGTTAAGAAAAATGCCCAGCGAGGAGTGCTAATTAAAATGTTTACAACCAATCCCTTCAGTGAACTTTCCCAGTTCATTCCACCCCTGGCTATGCAACTGTACGTCATCGCGATGATCGTGCTGGTTGTCGTTGGCACTCTCCTCGACATGGCGCACAAAGGCAGCGCCAAGTATTTCTTTGAAAATGCAAAGAAGCAGGAGAAGGAAGCCAAGCGCAGCGTTGGCAGCGTTGAAAAGGCCGGGCTTGCGGTCTCCACAATTGTGAACGAAGTGCTGACCTCGTCCGAGTTCAAGCGGACGCAGCGCAGAATCTCCCATCTGTTCACCATGTATGGCTTTTCGATCTTCGTGCTCAGCACCGCGGTTCTGATCTTCGGCCACGCGGAGGAAGCCCATGCGGGTATCTGGCCTTTGCTCTGGCACCTGGGTGCGCTGTCGCTCTGCTTCGGTGGTTACTGGTTCTGGTTATTTATCCGCGTGGATGTCTCTGCTGAAGGAGTGCCGTGGTATCGTTTCACCCGTGGCGACATTTTTATTGTCTCCATGCTGGCCACCTGCACCTTCGCCCTGATCTGGTCTGCGACCCAGGGCGGCGCGATCGGTTGGCTGTTCTTCACCCTGTTCGTAGCCTCCAGCACCACGCTGTTCAGCACGGTATTGTGGTCCAAGTTCGCGCACATGTTTTTCAAGCCAGCCGCGGCCTACCAGAAGAAGCTGACCCGGGCCGATGGTTCGCGCGAGAATCTGCCGGCGATCTACGATCTGACGGATCCTGCCGTACACGCGAAGTTCCCGGATGTCCCTGAATACATGGGCAAGAATCCGCCCTACATGGGTAAGGGAATCAAGCGCGAAGCGCCGCGCCACTACTAATACAGAATTCACCGAATAAAGAGAAAGAGAGAGGAATCCTATGCCTACTTTCGTATATATGACCCGCTGCGACGGCTGCGGACAGTGCGTGGACATTTGTCCTTCGGACATCATGCACATCGACACCGTCACGCGTCGTGCCTACAACCTCGAGCCCAACATGTGCTGGGAGTGCTACTCCTGCGTCAAGGCCTGCCCGCATTACGCGATTGACGTGCGCGGTTATGCCGACTTCGCACCACTGGGGCACAGCGTGCGTGTGGACCGCAATGAGGAAAAGGGTGTCATTGCCTGGCGCATCAAGTTCCGCAACGGCAAGAAAGACATGGACCTGCTGGCACCCATCACGACCAAGCCGTGGGGCAAGTTCATCCCGCAATTGCGCGATGTTTCCGGTCCTACTCAGGCGCAGCGCGACAGCCAGCTCCTGTATAACGAACCCAAATACATTCGCCTCGATGACGGTGATATTCATACTCTCGAGTCCAATGGACTGAAAATGAAAGCAGGGGTGTACTACTAATGGGACACAAAACAATCGTTGAAGACAATATCGACATCCTGGTCTGTGGAGCAGGCCTGGGTGGTACCGGTGCTGCTTTTGAAGCCAGATACTGGGGCCAGAACAAGAAGATCGTGATCGCCGAAAAGGCGAACATCGACCGTTCCGGCGCGGTGGCGCAGGGCCTGTACGCGATCAACTGCTACATGGGCACCCGTTTCGGTGAGAACAATCCGGAAGACCATGTGCGGTATGCACGTATCGACCTGATGGGCATGGTTCGCGAAGACCTGCTGTTCGATATGGCGCGTCACGTTGACTCTGCCGTGCACCAGTTCGAAGAATGGGGCATGCCGATCATGCGCGACCCCAAGAAAGGCTCATATCTGCGTGAAGGTCGCTGGCAGATCATGATCCACGGTGAGTCCTACAAGCCGCTCGTAGCAGAAGCCGCGAAGAAATCGGCGGACAAGGTATTCAACCGTATCTGCGTCACCCATCTGTTGATGGATGAAAGCAAGCCGAACCGTGTTGCCGGCGCCGTGGGTTTCAATGTGCGTACTGGTGACTACCACGTGTTCAAGTCCAAGGCGGTTATCGTCGCCGCGGGCGGCGCGTCCAACATCTTCAAGCCGCGTTCCGTGGGCGAAGGTGCGGGTCGTGTGTGGTATGCGCCGTGGTCCTCGGGCTCGGCCTATGGCCTGCTGATCGAAGCCGGCGCCAAGATGACCCAGATGGAAAACCGTATCGTGCTGGCCCGCTTCAAGGACGGTTACGGTCCGGTGGGCGCCTACTTCCTGCATCTCCATACCTATACGCAGAATGCGTACGGCGAAGAGTACGAATCCAAGTGGTTCCCCGAGCTGCAGAAGATGGTAGGCAAGGAGTATCTGGACCCGGAGGCTTCGCACAGAACCCATCGTCCGATTCCGACCTGTTTGCGTAATCATGCGTTGATCAACGAGGTCAATGCCGGTCGCGGTCCGATCCACATGGTCACCATGGAAGCCTTCCAGGACCCGCATCTGGAAGAGATTGGTTGGCACAACTTCCTCGGCATGACCGTCGGTCAGGCCGTGCTGTGGGCGGCCACCGATGTGGATCCGAAGAACGAAAACCCGGAACTGACAACGTCCGAACCCTATGTCATGGGTTCTCACGCGACTGGTTGTGGTGCCTGGTGCTCGGGGCCTGAGGATGTGTCTCCGCCAGAGTACTTCTGGGGCTACAACCGTATGACCTCGGTCGAGGGCCTGTTTGGCGCCGGTGACGCAGTCGGCGGTACGCCGCACGCGTTCTCGTCCGGATCCTTCACCGAGGGTCGTATCGCCGCCAAGGCTGCCTGCAAGTACATCGACGACGGCAAGGCCGAAGGTATCCGTGTTACCGACAAGCAGATCCGGGATCGCGAGGAAGAGATCTTCAAGCCGATGTCGCATTACAAGACCTACCGGAATGAGATCACCGCCGGCTCGGTCAACCCGAACTATCACAACCCGCGCCAGGCCCTGGATCGCCTGCAGAAGCTGATGGACGAATATGGTGGCGGTGCGTCGGTCAACTACATGACCAACGACAAGCTGCTGAATATCGGGCTCAAGAAGCTCAAGATCATGGAAGAGGATCTGGAGAAGATTGCGGCCGCGGATATCCACGAGCTGTTGCGGGCCTGGGAGGTGAAGCATCGCCACCGCACCTCCGAGTGCGTGCTGCAGCATACCTTGTTCCGCAAGGAAACCCGTTGGCCCGGCTACTACTACCGTGGTGACGCCATGAAGCTGGACGACGAGAACTGGCATGTATTGACTGTTTCTCGCCGCGATCCGGAGACGGGTGAATACACCATGGAGAAGGCGCCTTGCTATCACCTCGTTACTGAAGAGGAAGAGAAGAAGGCAAGCTAACGCCTGATCACTTAACCTAAACCTGAAAGAGATCAACAGAGTTCTTGTTGATCTCTTTTCAGGTTTTAGGGTTCTGTATCTGGTTTGACCGGATCCTTGCTATGAGAGAGGTTGACTGCGTGGACCAACAAGCAGCGAAGCAAAGTGAAAGCTCGACAATGAATATTATTGATCGCACGGACGAGGAACTCGCCGAGATCGCCCATCCCATGTGGGATGATCTGATCAAGTATTCCAACAAGGGGCAATACGGGAAATTTGTAAGAAGGTTTTCCTACAATCTCCTGTTCGGCCTGAATGAGGTCGAGATGGGCAAGCAATTCGCAAAAAGCGAGTTGACGCGCAGTCTGGACCCGAATTACGACTTCCTGGGTTTTATCCGTCGCGGTGAGCACGTCTCATGTCTTTACCGTGTCCGGAGCACCAAGAAGGAAGGCGAATGGCTGGGTCGTATGGTGATCGGCTATGAAGAAGGCGAAGTCAGGATTTTCGCCGCATCGGTCTTTTAGTCGACAATGCAGCCAGGAACCCAAGATTCCAATGAGTCGGCTATCGACAGAGATCAAGCGATGAGTGAATCGATCAAGAATGTGATTGCGGCCAACAAGTACGTTGAGCTCAAATACAAGGTGATCGACGTGAAGACGGACAGCGTCCTCACTGAAGTAGAGTACCCCATCGGTTACGTTCATGGTGTCAACGAAATTCTGGCACCGGCGGTGATGGCCGAACTGGAAGGAAAGAGCGAAGGCGAGACCATCGAAGTTCAGATCGACTGCAACAAGCTGTACGGTCCCAGGGACGAGTCCCTGGTCATCGTGGAAAACATCAATAACGTGCCAGAGGAATACCGAGAGGTCGGCACGGCGATCCTGATGGAGAATGACAAGGGACAGACCAAGACCTTCCTGGTGACTCACGTTGGTGGCGATGTCATCACCATCGATGGCAATAACCCGCTGTGCGGCAGGGAGGTGTTGTTCCGGCTGGAGATCCTGCTCGTCCGGGATGCTACTGAGGAAGAGATTGAGCATGGTGGCAAGGTAGAGGAAGGACCGGAGATTGACATGGACGCTTCCAATGTCGTGCCCATCAAATGATTTAGTGGATAGTTGTGATTGTTCTCATGGTTATAATTGAAAAAGAGGTGATTTATGAGCGAACAAAAAACCAGACCCGAAGTGCCTGAGGGGCATGCCCGTTTTGTGAAAACCAAGCAGAAAGCGGCGAACGAAAAGGGTTTTGTTGGCTATGAAACGACCTGGGAACCGTTTCAGAAAGTGGCTGAATACGTCACTCCCAAGAAGCCCTAAGGCAGCAGGCCGCGCGAACCGGATGTTCGCGTGGCCTTCCACCCGCAGGATCTGGGGCGATCGCATTGGTCCGCTCCAGCGGAACGTGATCAACAGCCTCTGATTGCGATCAACGGCCGCATCGGAACGGAATAGCTGGCAATGGCGGCCCGGCGACTGGACGCCCGCAAACCGTTGTTTGGAAAGCAAGTGTTTAGCATGCCCGCCAAGGTCGTGTGACGAACGTGAACCCCCCCACACGCGAAGACTGGATGCGCCGCGCACTCGAGCTGGCGCATCGGGCGCGAGAGGCGGGCGAAGTTCCGGTGGGCGCGGTCCTCGTACAGGAAGACAAGGTACTGGGCGAAGGTTGGAACCAGCCCATTGGCCTCAATGACCCGACCGCCCATGCCGAGATCCAGGCCCTGCGTGCGGCCACCGCTCGAATCGGCAACTATCGCCTGCCATGCAATTCAATTCTCTACGTGACCCTTGAGCCTTGCCCCATGTGTGCCGGCGCCCTGGTGCACGCGCGAGTAGGGGAGGTGGTCTATGGTGCCGCAGACCCTCGCGCTGGTGCCGCCGGCAGCGTGTTCAATATTCTCGAATCGCCGTTCCTGAACCACCGGGCCCGAGTTACGGGCGGGGTGCTGGAGAGCGAATGCGGCGATCTGCTGAGAGAATTTTTCCGCGCCCGGCGTCCCCAGGCATAGGCGGCTACTAGATGGCGGGCGCGACCAGGTCGATGGCGTAATTCCGTCGCAGATCCCGCTCTTTCTGTTGCAGCTTCACCAGAATCTCGTAGTAGCGGCGAATGCGTCCCACGAAATCCACAGGCTCCCAGCCGCGGGCATAGCCGGCGCTGGCGTGCTTGTAGTACTGCGGCTTCGCAAGTAGCGGCAGGCGTTGTTTTACCGCGTTCCACTTGTCCGGATTCGCGCCCTGTTGCGCTGTGAGTTTGCGGGCGTCGAGCAGGTGGCGATAGCCCACATTGTACGATGCCAGCGCCATCCAGGTGCGGTCCGGCTCGGTGATGGATTGCGGCAGTTTATCGATCATGGACCGCAGGTAGGTTGCACCGCCCTCGATGGCCTGTTCGGCATCGAGGCGGTCCGCCACGCCAAGTTGTTTGGCGGTGACATCGGTCAACATCATCATTCCTTCCACCCCGGTGGGCGAGATCGCCTGCGGATTCCAATAGGACTCCTGATACGAGATCGCCGCCAGCAGCCGCCAGTCAATGTCGTGGCGTTCGCCGGAACGCTGGAACATCGAGCGATAAAGCGGGAGCTGGTCGCGAATGCGTAGCTGGTACAGGGTGATATTGAAGTAGTTTGATTGCGCGGCACCATAGTAGCGTTCCAGCAAGACCTTGATCTCGCCAGATCGGCGCAGGTGGCGCTGGAAGTGCACCGCCGCATCATAGAGGCTGTCGTCGTCACTGAGCGGGAAGGCCCAGGCAAGGCTCTCCGGGTGTTGGATCTCGAAGCCCACATGCAGATCCGGATAGAGTATCCGGTTTGCGTCGACAATGTTGGAATCCGCGATGGTATAGGCCAGGGTTCCATCCGCGACCATTTGCAGCAAATCCTCCACGCCAAGTTTCGTCGATTCCGTCCAGGCGAGTTGGGGATACTTCTTCTGCAGTTCGGCCAGGCGGTCGGCATAGGTGGTGCCGGCGGGAACCACGATTTGCGAGCCGACCAGATCCGAGATCTTGCGAGGCCGCTTGGTCCCGGAGCGGTAAACAACCTGTTGCCGGATGTGCTGATATGGGGGCGCAAAACGAACGATCTTCTTTCTCTCTTTTGTGATCGAAAGACCGGCCGCTGCCATGTCGGCCTCGTTGTTGGCTAGCATTCTCAGGATTTCCGAAAAATGGTCCGGCACGACCATGCGCAGTTTTACGCCCAGGTGGTCGGCGAAAGCCTTCGCCATGTCGTATTCAACTCCGAGGTAGCCGTCCGGGCCCTCATAATAGGTCGTCGAACTGTTGCGGGTGAGAACCACAAGCTCCCCGGATTGCTTGACCGCCTGCAGTTTGTTGGCCGGCCTGGGTTCACATCCGGAAAGGGCCACACTGAAGCCAAGCAGCGCCAACAGGGCCAGACGCATCGAAAAACGCGGCTTGTCGCGGCCGCGGTCAGCACGTAAAGTATGCGCCCCCTGGAGAGGTGCCGGAGCGGTTGAACGGGACGGACTCGAAATCCGTTGTACCTTCTGGGTACCCAGGGTTCGAATCCCTGCCTCTCCGCCAATTTGGGCAAAGCACCAGGCCGAGCCGGGCCCGCGCCCGGGCGCCGGACTCTTGGCTAATGCCCTGACGAACAACAGGCCGAATGTTCCAATTTCTTGTCCTGTGCGCACCCCGTAACCCCCGGCAACATCAACGCCCGTTTAGTTATAGAATAATCGAAAATCGGCGCCATGACCGGAATCCCAGAAACACCCATGATTGACAAGGCCTTACTGCAGAACCTGATCCCGCTCAACACCCTGACCGACGGGAATCTGGAGGTCCTCGTGGAGCATGCGCGGACGGAATCCGTGGCCGCCGGGACAGTGCTGTTTCGGCACGGAGACGTGGACGAATCGGTCTACTATCTGCTCGAGGGCGAGATCGTACTGAAGGCGGCAGACCGAAAGGAAAGGCGCATTATCGCGGGCAGCGAGGATGCCCGCTACGCCCTGGCTCGATTGAAGCCTCGACAGAGCACCGGTACCGTGGCCACGCAATCGACCATACTGAGCTTTGGGGACGAGGTGCTGGATCGGCTGCTTACCTGGGATCAGGTTGGCGGAATCGAGGTGGTGGAACTGGACGCCGACGAGGACGGCGACTGGATGATGCAGGTGTTGCGCAATCCGATCTTCGAGCGGCTACCTGCCGCTAACGCGACCCGCATGCTGGAATGTCTGGAGCCGGTGCCGGTCCGGGCGGGACAGGTCATCATTCGCCAAGGCGAGCCGGGCGACTACTACTACCTGGTTCGCGAAGGCAATTGCAGTGTTTCGCAGAAAGGGCCTGACGGCAAAGTGGCAATCGTCAACCAGCTCGGACCGGGGGACCAGTTTGGCGAGGAAGCCCTGATTTCCAATGCGCCGCGCAATGCGACCATCGTAATGAAGACCGATGCCTTGCTGATGCGCCTCGCCAAGAAGGATTTTCTGGAGCTGCTCGAGCCGCCTCTGCTGAACTGGGCCACTGCCCGGCAGGTGAAATCCCGGCTTACGGCCGGGGCAGTGCTGCTGGATGTGCGAACGCCCGACGAGTTCGCTCGCGGTGCGGTCAAGACCAGCCGCAATGTACCGCTCAAGCGCATTCATGCGGCCCTGGAGTCGCTGGATCCGACCGGTCGCTATGTCGTGTGCTGCGATACCGGGCGCCGCAGCGCCGTCGCGGCATTCCTGTTGAGCCAGCACGGATTCAATGTCACGGCCCTGAAAGACGGCCTGGTCGGGCTGCAGACGGCGCGGAACCGGGGCTAGACCGCCGCCATTGCCACGCCAGCCCCCGTGGTTTACCCTTCCGCCCCCGCGCCGGGTCGCGGAATTCCGGAGAGGTGTCCGAGTGGTCGAAGGAGCACGCCTGGAAAGTGTGTATACGGCAACGTATCGAGGGTTCGAATCCCTCCCTCTCCGCCACACAAAGAAAAAGGGGGTCCTTGGGACCCCCTTTTTCTTTATTCGGAATCGGGATTCGAGCCCGAGGAAATCATAGGGCCGGTTCGACCAGCCGCGGAGCGGCGCAGAACGCCGGCGCTCTGCGACGGCGCCCCGAAGGGCGAGGCCGCAGGCCGAGTAATCCCTCCCTCTCCGCCAACAAGCCAGAATGGGGACCACAAGGTCCCCATTTTCTATTTGTCTTCAGCGGAGGAGGGGTTCGAGCCCCGGTCGTTGGCAAAACCGGGTTTCGGGGGTCCCATGCCATTCCCAGAATCAACTTCAATAGGTGAGTCTATCCAACTGTTTTTCATTACAAACAGTTTACGATTGTGTGACCACCCCCGCGAATGTCACAGAAAGTTCATATGCCGTATACTCGCGCGGACAAGAACTGCAATCTATTTGTAACAAATGCAAGGCAGACTAGCGCGCACCTCGGTAGGGGATTGTCGTGAAACCGGAGGGTTTTGCGGCGCGAGAGAAAATTCCGACGCCGAGACCAACGTTGTCCAATATTACAGGAGCAAAGCTATGTCGAGCCTTTTCCATCGTACCCTGATCGGTGTCGTGGCCGCGGTCATTCTGGCGCCGAGCATCGCGGGTGCCGCCGGGGTCACGGAAATTTCCGGTGCCGGCGCCACCTTCCCCTATCCCGTATACGCCAAGTGGGCCGAGAAGTATCACAACCTGCACGGTGTGAAGATGAACTATCAGTCCATTGGTTCCGGTGGCGGCATCAAGCAGATCAAGGCCAAGACTGTTGATTTCGGTGCTTCTGATGCCCCGCTCAAGGCCGAAGAACTGGATTCCGCCGGCCTGATGCAGTTCCCCATGGTTATGGGTGGTGTGGTTCCGGTTGTGAATCTGCCCGGCGTTCCCCATGGCAAGATGAAACTGAGTGGCCAGGTGCTGGCTGACATCTTCCTGGGCAAGATCAAGAACTGGAACGACAGCCGCATCGCCGCCCTGAACTCCGGCATCAAGCTTCCGGATACCCGGATCGCCGTGATCCATCGTGCCGATGGTTCCGGTACCACCTGGATCTACACCAACTACCTGTCGAAGGTCAGTGACGAGTGGAAGAGCAAGGTCGGCAACAACAAGTCCGTTGCCTGGCCGACGGGTTTTGGCGGCATGGGCAACGAAGGTGTTGCTTCCTATGTGCGTCGCATCAAGGGCGCGATCGGCTACGTCGAGTATGCCTATGCGCTGCAGAACAAGATGAACTACGCCCTGCTGAAGAACCGCGCCGGTCACTATGTTGCGCCGACCAGCAAGAACTTCCAGGCCGCGGCCGCAGGCGCTGATTGGGCCCATGCCAAGGGGTTCTACATGGTGCTGACCGATCAGCCGGGTGCCAACAGCTGGCCGATCACCGGTGCGACCTTCATCCTGGTTTACAAGACCCAGGCCAAGCCAGCTACCGGCAAGGCCGTGCTTAGACGTGGAGCAGGGAAATCAAGAGCGAGAGCGGTTCGCCGGTCTGGCAGTAAGAAGCTAGCAGAACAAAGTATCGGAAGGATCCGGCCGTAGGGAGGGGCAGTGCCCCTCCCGTCGGTGTTTCTGGAACTCGTTATAGGTAGATGTTGATCTGATGGATGGCGTAAAAGGCTTAGCAAAGACGCGCATGCTTCCGACCGACTGGTCAGATCGCCTGTTCCGGGGGACGACGCGCTTCTTCGCCTACTTCGTGTTGCTCATTGTCGTTGCCATTCTCATGTCCCTGATCATCGGGGCCTGGCCGGCGCTCAGCAAGTTCGGTTTTGGTTTTCTCGGAAGCAAGCAATGGAACCCGGTGACCGAGCAATTCGGCGCCGCGGTCGCGATCTTCGGTACCCTGGTAACGTCAGCGATTGCCCTGATCATTGCAATCCCGGTCAGTTTCGGCATCGCAGTCTTTATTACAGAGTTGGCGCCGACCTGGATGAAGCGGCCGGTTGGTACGGCCATCGAACTACTGGCGGCGATTCCCAGCATCATCTACGGCATGTGGGGCCTGTTTGTTTTTGTTCCGGTGTTCTCGGAACATGTGCAGCCCTGGATGACGGATCACCTCTCATGGATTCCGTTCCTGGGTGCATTGGTGGACGGCCCCCCCATGGGGATCGGAATTTTTACTGCGGGTCTGATTCTCGCGGTGATGATCCTGCCATTCATTACTGCGGTCATGCGGGATGTGTTCGAGATCGTTCCGTCGGTATTGAAGGAGTCGGCCTACGGTCTGGGCGCTACCACCTGGGAGGTCGTGCGCAGTGTGGTCTTGCCTTACACGAAGGTCGGTGTAGTCGGCGGAATCATGCTCGGCCTAGGCCGCGCTCTGGGGGAAACCATGGCCGTTACCTTTGTTATCGGAAATGCACATGAAATAAGCAGTTCCCTGTTCATGCCCGGCAATACAATTTCATCCACTCTGGCGAACGAGTTTACTGAAGCGGTGGGTGAGACCTATACAGCGTCGCTCATCGCCCTCGGTCTTGTGTTGTTTCTGATTACCTTCATCGTCCTCGCCCTGGCCAAGCTGCTGTTGCTACGTCTGACCGCTCGGGAAGGCAAGGGCACATGAGGTCTCCGTCATGCTGACTCTCTATTCGCGCCGCAAGGTCATGAACAGCTTCTGGCTCGTGATGTCGGTTCTTGCAACCGCCTTTGGGTTGTTTTGGCTGGCGTGGTTGTTGTGGACCCTGCTGAGCAACGGGTTTCAATGGCTTGCCTGGAGCCTTTTCACACAGACCACCCCACCTCCCGGAAGCGCGGGCGGACTCGCGAACGCCATTGTCGGAAGCCTGGTCATGACTGCCGTGGGCATGCTGATCGGGGCACCGGTGGGGGTATTGGCTGGGACCTTCCTGAGCGAGTTCGGGCGCCAGTCGCGTGCGGCGCCGGTTATCCGTTTCGTTAGCGATATTCTGCTGAGCGCACCTTCCATCGTGATAGGCGTATTCGTTTATACGATCATTGTGCTTCAGACCGGGCATTTCTCCGGCTGGGCCGGCGCCGTAGCCTTGGCGCTGATCGCCATTCCCGTTGTGCTTCGTACGACCGAGGATATGTTGCGCCTGGTCCCGGACAGCACCCGTGAAGCGGCCGCTGCCCTGGGCGCGCCCCAATGGAAGGTGGTGGTATTGATTGTCTATCGCGCAGCTCGTGGAGGGATCGTAACCGGCGTGCTGTTGGCAGTGGCGCGTATTAGCGGTGAAACCGCGCCCCTGTTGTTCACCGCGCTAAACAACCAGTTCTGGAGCTCCAGTCTGAATCGGCCGGTTGCCAACCTGCCGGTGGTAATCTTTCAGTTTGCCATGAGCCCCTATGACGACTGGCAGCATCTGGCCTGGGCCGGTGCCCTGTTGATTACCGGGGGCATTCTGGTGCTCAATATCGTAGCCCGTATGATTCAGGGCACCGGAAAACGGGCGCGCTACTGACGCGAGTGAAGGTAAATCCGAACAGCCATCAAAGTTTGCCGATGAAACTCTGACCATGTCTACCAATCCCGAATCCAACCAGAACCAGAATAGTTCGAATTCGACCGTCCCGGAACTGAGCAGTCATCCGGTCGGAAAGTTTCCCGCCAAGATCTCGGTGCGGAATCTGAACTTCTTCTATGGTCGGCACCAGGCCCTGCACGATATCACGCTCGACGTACCCGAAAATCAGGTGACGGCATTCATTGGTCCCTCGGGTTGTGGAAAGTCAACATTGCTCCGCTGTTTCAATCGCGTGTATGAGATGTACCCGGGACATAAGGCGGAGGGTCAGATCCTTTTGGACGGGAACGATGTTCTCGCGCGGCCGATGGATCTCAACCGGCTTCGCGCCAAGGTCGGCATGGTGTTCCAGAAGCCGACACCGTTCCCCATGAGCATCTACGACAATATCGCCTTCGGCGTGCGCATGCACGAGCGCCTGGGTCGGTCGGCAATGCATGATCGCGTGGAATGGGCGCTGCGCAAGGCGGCCCTGTGGGACGAGGTCAAGGACAAACTGCGGGATAGCGGTACCGCCTTGTCCGGTGGACAGCAGCAGCGTCTGTGTATTGCACGGGGCATTGCAGTCAAACCGGAAGTGTTGCTGCTGGACGAACCGGCCTCGGCCCTGGATCCGATCTCCACGCTCAAGATCGAAGAGCTGATCAACGAGCTGAAATCGGACTACACGATCGTGATTGTCACCCACAACATGCAGCAGGCGGCCCGCATCTCCGACTACACGGCCTTCCTGTATCTGGGCAAGCTGATCGAGTACGACGACACCAACGTCATTTTTACGACGCCGCGCCACAAGGAAACGGAAGACTACATTACCGGCCGCTACGGCTAGCGGGCCTGGCACGGATCCCCGGTTCAACGCTTTTTCCCGGAATTTGTAATGATTTTCGGGGCCTCGCCCGCGCGTGGTAGACTCCGGTTCCAAGTCTTATGGCGGTGAAGACCGGTCCCCCCGGCGGCGACGGGTTGTGAACCCGGTCAGGTCCGGAAGGAAGCAGCCGCAGCAGCGCGCTCGGGTGCCGGGGTCCGGCTGGTCGGATCCGCCACCATTTTCCACAGGAATACGGGACGAGGTCGCGTGCGACGTTCGTCCAGGGGTGATGCATGAGCTACCAGGTGTTGGCGCGCAAGTGGCGGCCGCGAAGGTTCGAGGACCTGGTGGGTCAGGAGCACGTGGTTCGCGCCCTGGTCAATGCCCTGGACCACGATCGCCTGCACCATGCCTTCCTGTTTACCGGCACGCGCGGCGTCGGCAAGACCACCATCGCCCGTATCCTCGCCAAGTCCCTGAATTGCGAGGAAGGTGTCAGCTCCAAACCGTGCGGCAAGTGTCAGGCCTGTGTCGAACTCGACGAGGGACGATTTGTTGATCTGATCGAGGTCGATGCCGCATCGCGTACCAAGGTCGACGATACCCGCGAACTCCTGGACAACGTGCAATACGCGCCTACCCGCGGCCGCTACAAGGTCT encodes the following:
- the pstA gene encoding phosphate ABC transporter permease PstA, which translates into the protein MLTLYSRRKVMNSFWLVMSVLATAFGLFWLAWLLWTLLSNGFQWLAWSLFTQTTPPPGSAGGLANAIVGSLVMTAVGMLIGAPVGVLAGTFLSEFGRQSRAAPVIRFVSDILLSAPSIVIGVFVYTIIVLQTGHFSGWAGAVALALIAIPVVLRTTEDMLRLVPDSTREAAAALGAPQWKVVVLIVYRAARGGIVTGVLLAVARISGETAPLLFTALNNQFWSSSLNRPVANLPVVIFQFAMSPYDDWQHLAWAGALLITGGILVLNIVARMIQGTGKRARY
- the pstB gene encoding phosphate ABC transporter ATP-binding protein PstB; translated protein: MSTNPESNQNQNSSNSTVPELSSHPVGKFPAKISVRNLNFFYGRHQALHDITLDVPENQVTAFIGPSGCGKSTLLRCFNRVYEMYPGHKAEGQILLDGNDVLARPMDLNRLRAKVGMVFQKPTPFPMSIYDNIAFGVRMHERLGRSAMHDRVEWALRKAALWDEVKDKLRDSGTALSGGQQQRLCIARGIAVKPEVLLLDEPASALDPISTLKIEELINELKSDYTIVIVTHNMQQAARISDYTAFLYLGKLIEYDDTNVIFTTPRHKETEDYITGRYG
- the pstS gene encoding phosphate ABC transporter substrate-binding protein PstS; the protein is MSSLFHRTLIGVVAAVILAPSIAGAAGVTEISGAGATFPYPVYAKWAEKYHNLHGVKMNYQSIGSGGGIKQIKAKTVDFGASDAPLKAEELDSAGLMQFPMVMGGVVPVVNLPGVPHGKMKLSGQVLADIFLGKIKNWNDSRIAALNSGIKLPDTRIAVIHRADGSGTTWIYTNYLSKVSDEWKSKVGNNKSVAWPTGFGGMGNEGVASYVRRIKGAIGYVEYAYALQNKMNYALLKNRAGHYVAPTSKNFQAAAAGADWAHAKGFYMVLTDQPGANSWPITGATFILVYKTQAKPATGKAVLRRGAGKSRARAVRRSGSKKLAEQSIGRIRP
- the pstC gene encoding phosphate ABC transporter permease subunit PstC: MDGVKGLAKTRMLPTDWSDRLFRGTTRFFAYFVLLIVVAILMSLIIGAWPALSKFGFGFLGSKQWNPVTEQFGAAVAIFGTLVTSAIALIIAIPVSFGIAVFITELAPTWMKRPVGTAIELLAAIPSIIYGMWGLFVFVPVFSEHVQPWMTDHLSWIPFLGALVDGPPMGIGIFTAGLILAVMILPFITAVMRDVFEIVPSVLKESAYGLGATTWEVVRSVVLPYTKVGVVGGIMLGLGRALGETMAVTFVIGNAHEISSSLFMPGNTISSTLANEFTEAVGETYTASLIALGLVLFLITFIVLALAKLLLLRLTAREGKGT